In Eucalyptus grandis isolate ANBG69807.140 chromosome 4, ASM1654582v1, whole genome shotgun sequence, the following proteins share a genomic window:
- the LOC104443273 gene encoding Werner Syndrome-like exonuclease, producing MHSLHKITFHGEQIHTCVTDDASVVTRWIIDVERSHLLWLNRLVVGLDIEWRPNLEPGVVHPVATLQLCVGRSCLIFQFLHAEYIPGSLHAFLGNLNYTFVGVGIKDDAMKLRDDYGLTVSRMVDLRGLAVGRWRNLSLGYMGLKKLVKVILRKDLEKPKDITLSQWDDKVLTDRQVEYACLDAFVTSELGLAMQAWSVGRTRVGWCAEANRVMMPVPPILLHQVRS from the coding sequence ATGCATTCTCTTCACAAGATTACCTTCCACGGAGAGCAGATCCACACTTGCGTCACCGACGATGCCTCCGTCGTCACCCGTTGGATCATCGACGTCGAGCGCTCCCACCTGCTCTGGCTGAACCGGCTCGTCGTCGGCCTCGACATCGAGTGGCGCCCCAACCTCGAGCCCGGCGTTGTCCATCCCGTGGCTACCCTGCAATTGTGCGTCGGCCGCAGTTGCCTCATCTTTCAATTTCTCCACGCGGAGTACATCCCCGGGTCGCTCCATGCGTTTCTTGGTAATCTCAACTACACGTTCGTTGGCGTCGGCATCAAGGATGACGCAATGAAGCTGAGGGATGACTATGGGCTTACTGTGTCGCGCATGGTCGATCTCCGCGGACTGGCGGTGGGGAGGTGGCGGAACCTGTCATTGGGTTATATGGGGCTGAAGAAACTGGTTAAAGTGATACTTCGCAAAGATCTCGAGAAGCCCAAAGATATCACCTTGAGCCAGTGGGACGATAAGGTATTGACAGATCGTCAAGTGGAGTATGCGTGCCTCGATGCCTTCGTCACCTCGGAGCTTGGACTAGCTATGCAAGCATGGTCAGTGGGCAGAACTCGTGTCGGATGGTGTGCCGAAGCTAATCGCGTGATGATGCCGGTTCCTCCTATTTTGCTTCATCAAGTTCGCTCATGA
- the LOC104442296 gene encoding LOW QUALITY PROTEIN: uncharacterized protein LOC104442296 (The sequence of the model RefSeq protein was modified relative to this genomic sequence to represent the inferred CDS: inserted 1 base in 1 codon) yields MMDPGGRAQAGESSSQLFAQNSSLEYDGLFPQLFTSMPSLNEAASYLAQTTSYITGCFSDYSVESTSEESEHSLLREQELVTFASGRNGRQLASNRLSFSESSASHGSSSNETDAAPAVDEIRRDSAGSSSANTDALVVSNYMGSNGISMFQSLVERARRTVRGSADDIGWLQRYPGLPPVEDGTEKFTKILDDIRHGIHTLPNSVVYLLVPGLFSNHGPMYFVNTKTSLSKMGLACHIAKIHSEASVEKNAREIKEYIEEIYWGAKKRVLILGHSKGGIDSAAALSLYWPELKDKVAGLAVAQSPYGGSPVASDILREGQLGDYVSLRKLMEILICKVIKGDMRALEDLTYEKRKEFLTRHQLPRELPVVSFHTEAGITPAVMATLSHVAHAELPSFLAGQPAKLPVVMPLGAAMAACARLLQVRYGEKSDGLVTXRDAEVPGSVVVRPTRKLDHAWMVYSTLSENPSEVDASKVCEALLTLLVEVGENKRQELEPKDE; encoded by the exons ATGATGGACCCCGGAGGAAGAGCTCAAGCTGGGGAATCGAGCTCGCAATTGTTC GCACAGAACTCTTCTCTGGAATATGATGGACTCTTCCCTCAGCTTTTTACCTCCATGCCTTCATTAAATGAAGCTGCTTCTTATCTTGCCCAGACAACTTCATACATTACTGGCTGCTTTTCTGATTATTCTG TGGAATCCACTTCTGAGGAATCTGAGCATTCTTTGCTGCGTGAGCAGGAGTTAGTGACTTTTGCTTCTGGACGGAACGGAAGACAACTTGCAAGCAATCGACTTTCTTTTAGTGAAAGTTCTGCATCACATGGATCATCTTCTAATGAAACTGATGCCGCTCCTGCAGTTGATGAGATAAGAAGGGATTCTGCTGGGAGTTCATCTGCAAATACAGATGCACTTGTTGTTTCAAATTATATGGGGTCCAATGGAATTTCCATGTTTCAGAG TCTTGTCGAACGAGCACGGAGGACTGTTCGCGGGTCTGCAGATGATATAGGATGGCTTCAACGATATCCAGGATTGCCTCCAGTTGAAGATGGAACTGAAAAGTTTACGAAAATATTAGATGACATCag ACATGGCATACACACGTTGCCAAATTCGGTCGTGTACTTGTTGGTTCCAG GTCTTTTTAGTAACCACGGACCAATGTATTTTGTCAATACCAAGACGAGTTTATCAAAGATGGGCCTTGCTTGTCATATTGCAAAGATTCATAGCGAG GCTTCAGTTGAGAAAAATGCTAGAGAAATAAAGGAGTATATTGAGGAAATATATTGGGGTGCCAAGAAACGTGTCTTGATTCTTGGACACAGCAAAGGTGGAATAGATTCAGCAGCTGCTTTGTCATTGTACTGGCCAGAGTTGAAGGATAAGGTAGCTGGGTTGGCCGTAGCACAGAGCCCATATGGCGGTTCTCCAGTAGCTTCAGACATTTTGCGGGAAGGACAACTTGGCGATTATGTTAGTTTAAGGAAACTCATGGAAATTCTTATCTGTAAAGTGATCAAG GGTGACATGCGAGCTCTGGAAGACTTGACATACGAGAAGAGGAAAGAATTCTTGACTAGGCACCAATTGCCAAGAGAACTTCCGGTGGTTTCATTCCACACGGAGGCAGGGATAACGCCTGCAGTTATGGCCACTCTGTCTCATGTTGCTCATGCAGAACTTCCTTCCTTCTTGGCTGGTCAGCCTGCAAAGCTTCCTGTGGTAATGCCCCTTGGAGCTGCAATGGCTGCATGTGCACGGCTCCTCCAAGTCAGGTATGGTGAGAAGAGCGACGGGCTCGTTA GGCGGGATGCAGAGGTTCCAGGATCCGTGGTTGTGCGGCCCACACGCAAGCTGGATCATGCCTGGATGGTTTACTCGACTTTGAGTGAGAACCCATCTGAGGTTGATGCATCTAAAGTGTGCGAGGCTCTTCTGACATTGCTTGTGGAAGTCGGAGAGAACAAGAGGCAGGAGCTTGAACCCAAAGATGAATAA
- the LOC104443275 gene encoding uncharacterized serine-rich protein C215.13 produces the protein MSGFSFGPSAAAAGSSSVATASPFGSSSGFTFAPSSAANPSSASASASPLSFFAPSSASPSPFATAAVSNPSSSPAPAPFFRLSSSSSISSAFSAPSFSFGSTPAASAPSLFGTPSSAASGGSSPFGMAQPAASVSPFESSSPSILFCSSGTSASSLFGTPAPSFSASSGSSFSGAATSGVPLFGTSSSASSPPFGAAPTSSSTSTTTAAPPLFGTPSSSAACFIACSFGGTASAASSRAPLFGTASSQAPSATTVSAFSAPATTSAATTASSASTTAAPTSSLSVASSNGTTSSLSSAAAIPSEIVSMAMSTSTATTPLQEANIGAVDQSSVRTPEPAEESTADLSDVESADLDAVDEILGVIEPRYEEPWLWYLGSDPSDSLTPVAFDDVKAKWEELYQLTKGGYSQIASNSALECRIKHLLAELSSGEDCFIKTPEFRHECEEFAKHFAYGTEVYKLNCDKIESSIAAEEGFDKLEDRLTAGKQTLKEHRSSYQAAMDRKAELTEEKERLEALLAEVQRQIESTQLEVQREGRSMKQQLRDVVATVQEYDRQQAEVDRHLSIRRVCVANNKTLDEDLSDFRRSVKKLIDDPEYIVI, from the exons ATGTCGGGTTTCTCGTTCGGGccctccgccgccgcggccggGTCCTCCTCCGTCGCAACCGCGTCCCCCTTCGGATCCTCCTCTGGGTTCACCTTcgctccttcctccgccgcaaACCCtagctccgcctccgcctccgcctcccctctctccttcttcgccccctcctccgcctctccctctcccttcgccaccgccgccgtctcCAACCCTAGCTCGTCCCCCGCTCCCGCTCCCTTCTTtcgcctctcttcctcttcgtcgATTTCGTCGGCGTTCTCCGCTCCTTCGTTCTCATTCGGCTCCACGCCGGCGGCTTCGGCGCCGTCGCTCTTCGGCACGCCGTCGTCGGCCGCGTCCGGAGGATCGTCGCCCTTCGGAATGGCTCAGCCTGCCGCGAGCGTGTCGCCGTTCGAGTCGAGTTCTCCTTCGATATTGTTCTGCTCGTCGGGGACCTCCGCTTCTTCTCTGTTCGGTACGCCTGCGCCCTCTTTCAGTGCGAGCTCGGGTTCGTCCTTTTCTGGAGCGGCCACTTCCGGTGTGCCTCTTTTCGGAACGTCTTCGAGTGCAAGCTCGCCACCGTTCGGTGCGGCTCCAACGTCGTCATCAACGTCGACTACAACCGCCGCTCCGCCTTTGTTTGGGACGCCGTCTTCCTCCGCGGCCTGCTTTATAGCGTGCTCATTTGGAGGAACTGCTTCAGCCGCTAGTTCTAGGGCGCCATTGTTTGGGACAGCTTCATCTCAAGCACCTTCTGCCACCACCGTCTCTGCTTTTA GTGCCCCTGCTACAACTTCTGCAGCAACAACAGCTTCTAGTGCCAGTACAACTGCAGCTCCTACATCATCTCTTAGCGTAGCTTCTAGTAATGG AACAACATCAAGCCTCAGCTCCGCAGCTGCTATACCTTCAGAGATTGTGTCCATGGCCATGTCGACATCGACAGCTACCACACCTTTGCAGGAAGCAAACATAGGCGCAGTTGATCAATCAAGTGTGCGAACACCAGAACCAGCTGAAGAATCGACTGCTGATCTTTCAGACGTCGAGTCGGCTGATCTAGATGCAGTAGACGAAATCCTGGGAGTAATAGAACCAAGATATGAAGAGCCGTGGCTTTGGTATCTTGGTTCTGACCCTTCTGACTCTTTGACACCCGTGGCTTTCGATGATGTTAAGGCTAAATGGGAGGAGTTATACCAGCTGACAAAAGGAGGGTACTCCCAGATTGCTTCTAACTCAGCCCTCGAATGCAGAATAAAACATCTGCTTGCTGAGTTGAGTTCTGGCGAAGACTGCTTCATCAAGACTCCTGAATTTCGGCATGAGTGCGAAGAGTTTGCCAAACATTTTGCGTATGGCACTGAAGTCTATAAACTGAACTGTGACAAGATAGAGTCGTCGATAGCTGCTGAAGAAGGTTTCGACAAACTGGAAGACCGACTGACTGCAGGAAAGCAAACTCTAAAAGAACATCGCAGTTCTTATCAGGCTGCCATGGACAGGAAGGCTGAGCTtacagaggagaaagaaagactGGAAGCGCTTCTTGCTGAAGTTCAACGCCAGATAGAATCGACCCAACTTGAAGTTCAGCGTGAAGGGAGGTCTATGAAGCAACAGCTTCGGGATGTCGTTGCAACCGTGCAGGAATATGATCGACAACAAGCGGAAGTCGACAGGCATTTATCCATCAGAAGAGTATGTGTTGCTAATAACAAGACATTGGATGAAGACCTTTCGGATTTCAGGAGAAGTGTGAAGAAGCTGATTGATGATCCGGAATACATAGTAATCTAG